The following proteins are encoded in a genomic region of Candidatus Aminicenantes bacterium:
- a CDS encoding sulfite exporter TauE/SafE family protein, translating to MNAWYVAVVWAFWLGILTSISPCPLATNIAAVSYVGRWVDRPSSVLLSGLLYTAGRMLTYLVLGIILVSTSLSVPSVAFGLQRHMNRFLGPLLILVGLVLLDILKITTKSSGISRGIQRKAESMGIWGAGLLGIIFALSFCPTSAALFFGFLLPLAVSQQSGILLPAVYGVGTAVPVFLFALLLALGANRIARAFQCISAFEKWARRITGVLFIVIGVYFSITYLFGLNLG from the coding sequence ATGAATGCATGGTATGTAGCCGTGGTTTGGGCATTCTGGTTGGGGATTCTGACTTCCATCAGCCCCTGTCCCCTGGCCACCAACATCGCCGCGGTCTCTTACGTGGGGCGGTGGGTGGACCGCCCCTCCAGCGTACTGCTTTCCGGCCTTTTGTATACGGCAGGACGGATGCTCACCTACCTGGTGCTGGGCATCATACTGGTCTCCACCTCGCTTTCCGTACCTTCGGTGGCTTTCGGCCTGCAGAGGCATATGAACCGGTTTTTGGGGCCCCTCCTGATCCTGGTGGGGCTGGTCCTGCTGGATATCCTGAAAATCACGACAAAAAGCTCCGGAATCAGCCGGGGAATCCAACGCAAAGCGGAATCCATGGGAATCTGGGGAGCTGGGCTATTGGGAATCATCTTCGCTCTCTCTTTCTGTCCCACTTCCGCCGCCCTTTTCTTTGGATTTCTGTTGCCCCTGGCCGTGTCGCAACAATCCGGGATACTGCTGCCGGCGGTTTACGGTGTCGGCACGGCAGTACCGGTATTTCTCTTCGCCCTGCTGTTGGCCCTGGGCGCTAACCGCATCGCCCGGGCTTTTCAGTGCATCAGCGCGTTCGAAAAGTGGGCGCGGAGAATCACTGGAGTGCTGTTTATTGTGATCGGTGTTTACTTCAGTATCACGTATCTGTTCGGTCTGAACCTGGGATGA
- a CDS encoding arsenate reductase ArsC: MSERKHKVLFLCSGNSCRSQMAEGWARHLAALNLEPASAGIRSGTVDPLAVRVMAEAGVDMSTQKSKPVSDVWGREFDLVVTVCDAAAEACPVFPAPVPAIHRGFDDPPSLTAHMADLEEKLAVYRRVRDEIKALVERLPEMIPRIGNDHDEKPPYGDKG; encoded by the coding sequence ATGAGTGAACGCAAACATAAGGTTTTGTTTTTGTGTTCGGGTAATTCCTGCCGCAGCCAGATGGCGGAAGGTTGGGCGCGACACCTGGCTGCATTGAACCTGGAACCGGCCTCCGCCGGCATCCGCTCCGGCACGGTCGACCCCCTGGCTGTCCGCGTCATGGCCGAGGCCGGAGTGGATATGTCCACCCAGAAATCGAAGCCGGTATCGGACGTATGGGGCCGCGAGTTCGACCTGGTGGTCACGGTGTGCGACGCCGCCGCCGAGGCCTGCCCTGTGTTCCCAGCTCCTGTGCCGGCCATACACCGCGGCTTCGATGACCCGCCGTCCCTGACCGCGCACATGGCGGACCTGGAGGAAAAACTCGCGGTCTACCGCCGCGTGCGCGATGAGATCAAGGCATTGGTGGAAAGACTGCCGGAGATGATTCCGCGAATTGGTAACGATCATGATGAAAAACCACCTTACGGGGACAAAGGATGA
- a CDS encoding ArsR family transcriptional regulator, which yields MTEHEKQRCGERAQVLKALAHPTRLWMVEQLSTGERCVCEFVNEIDADFSTISRHLSLLKAAGIIADEKRGRQVIYRLVVPCILNFMDCVEAVLKERSRALTFVMQEKP from the coding sequence ATGACCGAGCACGAAAAGCAACGCTGCGGCGAGCGGGCGCAGGTACTCAAGGCCCTGGCCCACCCCACCCGCCTGTGGATGGTGGAGCAGCTTTCCACGGGGGAACGCTGTGTGTGCGAGTTCGTCAATGAAATCGACGCGGATTTTTCAACCATATCGCGCCACCTCTCGTTGCTGAAAGCCGCGGGCATCATAGCTGATGAAAAGCGCGGACGCCAGGTAATCTACCGCCTGGTTGTGCCTTGCATCCTCAACTTCATGGACTGCGTGGAGGCCGTATTGAAAGAGCGCTCCCGCGCCCTGACTTTTGTCATGCAGGAAAAACCATGA
- a CDS encoding thioredoxin family protein produces MKKIQILGTGCPKCEQLTRAAKAAADELGLEYELEKVSDINDIIAFGVMMTPALAVDGEVKVVGKVPSPAELKTLLAG; encoded by the coding sequence ATGAAAAAAATTCAGATCCTGGGCACGGGGTGCCCGAAGTGCGAACAACTGACCCGGGCCGCTAAAGCCGCGGCGGATGAACTGGGCCTGGAGTATGAGTTGGAAAAAGTCAGCGACATCAACGATATCATCGCTTTCGGGGTGATGATGACCCCCGCCCTGGCGGTGGACGGTGAAGTCAAAGTAGTGGGCAAGGTGCCGTCACCGGCCGAATTAAAAACCCTGCTGGCCGGGTAG